The Vicinamibacterales bacterium region GGTCCCTTATCGGCGGCGAACCTGCGGGTGGACGGCGCCGCGATTCGCCTGCCGCTGCAGGGCGCGGGAATCCGCAGCCTCGAGTACGATGCGGGCGCGCGCGCCTTCCGGGTGATCAGCGGGGCGGCGCTGAATGACGAGACGCGGGAGTTCCGGATCCTCGAATGGAAGGGTGACGCCGCGGCGGCGGGTCCGCTGTCGGTGCTGGCGACGTTTCCACGGAGCTTGAAGCCCGAAGGGATTACGACGGCATCAATCGGCGAGCGGCGGGTCAGCGTGCTCGTGTTCGACGTGGGGCGCTTCGCGCTGCTCAGTACTCAATGAACATCCGCTGGATCTCGCCGGGGCTCTGAGTCTTCGCCAGCGCCAGCATCAGCAGGATGCGCGCCTTGACCGGCGCGAGATCCTCCCCGGCGATGGCGCGCTCGCGGGGGTTGGGCGCCGCTGACGGGCCGGCGCTTGCGGCGCGGGGACGCGCGGCGATGCGACCGCTGCCGGCGCGCGTCGTCGTGACCACGAAGACGCCTTTCTCGAGCGCGTAGCGGATGCCTTCGCCCTGGGTTCCGCTGGTCGCGCCGGCGCCCGCCGTGGCCATGACGATTCCTTTGGCCCCGTGATCGACGGCCGCCTTGATGAGGTCGCCCGGCGCTCCCTGGTAGGTGAGGATGACGTCGACACGCGGCAGCGACGTCATGTCCTGGACGTCGAACTCGCTCTGCGCGGTGTGCCGCTTCTCCACCTTCCGGTAGAACGCGACGCGGTCGTCGTCGACGACGCCGAGGACGCCGTAGTTGCGCGTCTGAAAGGTGTGCAGCCGCAAGGCGTCGGTCTTGGTGGCTTCGCGCGCGGCGTTGATCTCGTCGTTCAGTACCACCATGACGCCGCGTCCGCGCGCCGCCGGACTTGCGGCGACGCGGAAACCCTCCAGCAGGTTGGCCGCGCCTTCGTATCCGAGCTCGCTCGGATTGCGCATCGATCCCACCACCGCCACCGGCTTGTCGGAGCGGACCGTGAGATTGAGGAAGTAGGCAAGCTCCTCGAGCGTGTCGGTGCCGCTGGTGACGACGATGCCGGCGAGGCCGGCGTCGTCTTTGTAGAGCTGATTGATCCGCCGCGCCAGCGCGAGCCACTGCTCGATCGTGATCTGGGAGCTGGAGGTGTTGGCGAACTGCTCGTGCTCGGCGCGGGCGTAGCGGCCGATATCGGGCATCGATGCGACGAGCTCCGCGGCGGAGAGGCGGCCGCCGTTGCGATTCGAGATCGTTCCGCCGGTTGCGAGCAGCCGGACGCGCGGGAGGTCGGCCGCGGCCTGGGACGGGGCGGCGGCGGTCTGTCCGGCAGGCGGCTGCGCCGCGACGGACCGAACGCCCGCCGCGAGCGTCAAAAGAAGCGCGGCAGAGACGATGGAAGCGCGCATGGCGCCACTATACCTGACGGGGGGTGCGCGCGCAGTTCAGGGTGAGCCAGCTGCTCAAGTGGTGCACCGCTTCGTGGGGCGTGGCGCCGTAGAACGGCATCATCGCGCGGGAGCCGCCCGGTGCGCGCGCGATCTGGGCGCGCCATTTGGTCCCGACGGCAGAGACCTCGATCTTGTACTCGCGGCCGTTGATGGTTTCGTCGAAGCGTTGGACTCTCACGGCGAGGCAGCATTCTAGCGCCGCGTCCGTGCGGCGCAAGCGAAAGAAGGCGCGAAGGCGCATCCACATGCAGCAGACGCCATGAATGTCGGCGCGCCCGCGAAAAAATTCTGCTGCCGTGTCAGAATGTCCACAAGCTTTCCACCGTTCATCCACATGTTTTCCACAGGGCGGTTCCGCCGCGCTCTCGCCGTTGTCTCGATGCTGTCGTGCAGCCTGTCGGTGTCGGCGCAGACCGCGCCGGCAGACGTCTCGCTGTACCGGATTTTCCTGAACGACGGCACGACGCTCCTGAGCTACGGCGAGTTCGCGCGCGTCGCCGACCGTGTGGTGGTGTCGCTGCCGCTCGACGCCGCGCCGCCGTCGAGCGATCCGGCGTCGCTGGTCGCAGGTCCGCCGCTGCACCTGCTCAGCATTCCGGCCGAGACCGTGGATTGGGAGAAGACGGACGCATATGCGGACTCGGTGC contains the following coding sequences:
- a CDS encoding asparaginase; this translates as MRASIVSAALLLTLAAGVRSVAAQPPAGQTAAAPSQAAADLPRVRLLATGGTISNRNGGRLSAAELVASMPDIGRYARAEHEQFANTSSSQITIEQWLALARRINQLYKDDAGLAGIVVTSGTDTLEELAYFLNLTVRSDKPVAVVGSMRNPSELGYEGAANLLEGFRVAASPAARGRGVMVVLNDEINAAREATKTDALRLHTFQTRNYGVLGVVDDDRVAFYRKVEKRHTAQSEFDVQDMTSLPRVDVILTYQGAPGDLIKAAVDHGAKGIVMATAGAGATSGTQGEGIRYALEKGVFVVTTTRAGSGRIAARPRAASAGPSAAPNPRERAIAGEDLAPVKARILLMLALAKTQSPGEIQRMFIEY